The window GGTGTGTTTCGTGGAGCATCTTTGTGGTGATCAGCATTTCTATCTCCCCGTGTAACTTCATCCCCAGCTAACCTACTTTCCCAAATTCTGAAGCCGTCAAAGTTTGTGTTGCTGACCCCATCCAGTTTGGGACCTTTCAAGGAGACATCCTCAGTCTGTTTCAGAGTTGCATGAGGCTGCTGGGATTGCAGGGACGGCGGGATCTTTAACCAAGGCTCAGAGTTCAGCCTCAGCAGGGGTTGCTGTTGTCCGTTGTGTGTGGATTGTCCAAGCCCTCTTAACCGAGACGGGGAGCACGGATGGGAGCTAACGCCACAGATTTGTCcttctttaaaagaaaagacaCTTCTGGGGGGGCATAAAGAGGAGGAGGTGTTCTGAGGTGAGGTGATGAGCTGAATGTCAGATGGAGATGCAGGAGACGGTGGTGTAATTTTGTCACTGTGATCCATGGGAGGCATGTTAAGGTACTGCATGGCTTGCAGTTTTGCAGCTGGGAACTGGTCAGTGGTTATGATGATTACCTCCTTCCCCTTGGCCTTGCATGTGTCCAGCAACAGCTTCAGCACCTTCCAGTCTCCTGCCATGACGGCATAGGCCAAAGCAGACGTTCCACACTGGTCCTCCAAGCTGAGGTCCGCCCCGCTGGCCAGGAGCAGAGACACCACCTCCGGACCAGCCTGCTCCCGGCAGGCGTGCATCAGCACAGAGCGCCCATCCTTGTCCTGGATGTTAGGATCGGCTCCTTTCTCTAGAAGAAACTGGATAAGTTTCACCAGACTAGCGCTCTGGGAGTCGACGTGTTTGGTCCTGCAGGCCACCATTAGGGGTGTCTGGCCTTGGCTGTTACTCTCATTGATGTAAGCCCCACCCTCCAACAGCAGCCGCGTGAGCCGCAGTCGACGAAGGAACACTGCTCTTAGCAATGGATTCCCGGAGTCCATAGAAACACCAAGATTGCAGGCCTCTCCTTCCATACCTCTTGGGTTCCGATGTAGATCTTAGAGATGTTGTTGGACAGATTTCTGTGGatacaaagaaaacattttttgaagACCAGGAATGTTTATGAACTATATTCAAAGATAGGCAACACCAATCAAAGGTTGTGCAACCAGCACTTATGCTTCCACAGGTCAAATGTCAAACATTCAATACAACAGCTGTCCACAACCTACACTCTGGGGGAGCGCAAAAGTTTGGAAAGCGGAAGAGAGGTGTCCGGCAATGGCTGACGAAACTGTATGCTCAACATaaacattgtttatgttatgtttatgtaatgattgctggggggtcatgttctgggtctctggaaatatcctagagacaacttctgttataaataaaactgaattgaattgaattgaattcaactGGGCTCCGCTGCCCTCGATGATCCTGGTGAACGTCCAGTCCCTCAGGAATAAAATGGACGAATTCCAGGGAAATGTCGGCTGCCAGAAAGATTTTAAAGACTGCTGTGTGATGGCGCTAAGAGAGACCTGGTTATCCAAGCGTGATCAGGACGGACAAATGTTAGTCAGCGACTTTGGAACTCCACACCGACCGTATCAGGATCATAATGCTGAGGTGACGCAGAAAACACAGAGGAGGGGTCTGCCTCTACATTAACCCTAGATACTGTACCTCTGTGACTTTGAGAGAGCAAATCTGCACTCCTCACTTGGAACTCAGTAACCTTGTGCCCCTTTTACTGCCCCAGGAGTTTCCCCAGCTTTTTATCACTCTTTTGTATGTTCACTCCAAGGCTTGTGCATCCTCTGCTTATAAAACTAATTTTGATGTTGTGCAGAGGCTCCAGTCTATCACACCTGATGCTCTGAATTTCGTTTTAGGTGATTCTAAccatttttctcttaaaaagacAGCTCCAAGTTTCACCCAGTATGTAACTTGTCACACTAGGTGGGATAAAACCCTGGACCTCTGCTATGGGTCAGtgaaggaggaatataaatatcttgctttgcctccTTTGGGAAATGGAGACCATAATTGTGTCCATCTCTTACCCACCTACAAAACTGTTTTGAAGAGGGAAAGAGTTCAAACAAAGGAATCAATGTGCAATGCCTGCAGGACTGTTTTGATATCACTGACTGGAACATGTTTATAGAGGTATGTGATTGGAATTTAGATGAGTTGGCAGATGTATCATGCTCCTATGTGACCTTCTGCAGATATATACGATTTTACCAGACAAGAGGTCAGGATTTTCCCCAACAATAGGCCCAAGGGTTACCAAATGCTTTGCTTTCCAATCTGGGTCTGTGTCTGCTGTGCACACAGCTACAAAGGAGCTGAAAACTAGTATTTTAAAAGCAAAACAAGACCATAAAACAAAACTGGAAAACAAAATGGCTGCAAATAATCTAGGTTGTTGTCCCTGTTCCAAACACTAAACGTCCAAAAAATCTGATTGACTTTAGACCTGTTGCTTTGACATCGATTGTGATGAAATCTTTTGAAAAACTGGTGAGGTCTGAAATCATAAGGAAGACAGAGAATGATTTAGATCCTCTTCAGTTTGCTTACAGACCACCCTGTGGAGTCGAGAATGCCACTGTCACTTTAACAAATCTGCTTTTTAAACACCTTGAAGGGAAGGGAACACAGGCTAGATTTTTATTTGTTGATTTTTCATTTGCTTTTAATACCATTCAACCCCACATTTTAATTGGGAGGCTTTtagaacattttaaattaagtctTAATTTTGTGGGTTGGAttttagattatttatcaaatagaacacagagagtgagagtgacTAACACTGTCTGAACAAGTGTGTTCCTCAACTTGTTCTCCACAAGGATGTGTTTCGTCACCTCTGTtgttcatctttacacaaatatGTGTTACAGCAGAAGGGAGGATAGATTCATTTTAAAACACGCAGATGACTGTTTTTGTCAGTTTGCTAAAGGACAATGAAACCTCTCACGGTCAAATCATACGTGACTCTGTCTGAACCAAATAGTGAAATGGTCCAGTAAGATGACGAGAGAGCAGCAGATGAATCTGTTTCCAATGAATGCTGTTTTCCAGACAGATAC of the Cololabis saira isolate AMF1-May2022 chromosome 11, fColSai1.1, whole genome shotgun sequence genome contains:
- the ankrd34ba gene encoding ankyrin repeat domain-containing protein 34B, which translates into the protein MEGEACNLGVSMDSGNPLLRAVFLRRLRLTRLLLEGGAYINESNSQGQTPLMVACRTKHVDSQSASLVKLIQFLLEKGADPNIQDKDGRSVLMHACREQAGPEVVSLLLASGADLSLEDQCGTSALAYAVMAGDWKVLKLLLDTCKAKGKEVIIITTDQFPAAKLQAMQYLNMPPMDHSDKITPPSPASPSDIQLITSPQNTSSSLCPPRSVFSFKEGQICGVSSHPCSPSRLRGLGQSTHNGQQQPLLRLNSEPWLKIPPSLQSQQPHATLKQTEDVSLKGPKLDGVSNTNFDGFRIWESRLAGDEVTRGDRNADHHKDAPRNTPLAGMLLSHSASHPNLHSDVLGPDSVTSSSCTSGTKNLGTQFHSMASSSLQSVIQRRELREGIYSSDPQLARGIPNIPEEHRTRDPINAKRLAPLRCASTLGLKESLLAKNKRILHGYECRASGTLLLDRNLQARPRSLPPLTNTPILNVYSQSSGSGSSFSERESGQKHFLPCAPPGQPKEVTRRMLLRRHSIQAEQFKTTA